TGCAAGCTTTGTTGGAGGCAGGTCAAGACCGAGAAGCACTCGCATTAGTATTTGCGGGGGACGTTTTTTTTCATAAATAGGGCTGTTCTTATGGTCTGAAAACTCATTTTTTGTACAAAAAATCAAAGGCGACAATTCATAATGCTTTAGTTTTAGCATGTTTAAACACTACTCAATACACGCTATGTCCATAAACGAGCCAATATCAACCATCATGACCCGAGATGTCATCACTGTAGATGCGTCAGATACCATTCGCGAAGTATTCAATGTTTTTGCTCAGATCAAAATTCGTCATGTGCCGGTGTTGGAGGATCGCGCCTTGGTGGGTATTATTAGTCATTCGGATATCGCTGGATTGAGTCAGGATGCAAGTGATACGGATTTTTCCAAAGTAGACTCACTTCTCGATGTGATGACTGTGAAGCAATTGATGAAGGGCAACCCAGTGACCCTACCTGTACATCATACGATCAAGCAGGCGGCAGATATTTTCTTGCAGGGGCATTTTCATGCATTGCCCGTCACGGACCACAATGAACTCGTGGGTATCGTGACGACAACCGATTTGATCAAATACATGATACGTCTAAGCGACTGATCCTGCTTTTTGTACTGCCGAGAAGTAGAGTAGCGATACAGGTAGGATCAGTAGCCCCATAGCAGCAAAGAACAGAAAAGAGAATTGCAGTCCAAAGGCTTCTGACATGAAACCTATCAAGGGCGGTCCGAAGAGCATACCGACGATACTGTAGCTAGAGATGATCGAGATGGCCATGCCGGCAGAGTATTTTGGGGAGTCGCCTGCAAGTAGGAAAGTCGTCGGTACCACCACTGCGGTACCCATCCCGACAATAGAGAAGCCGAGCATAGCTGGTACAGTGAATGGAAGGAGTACAGCCAGAAGTATGCCTGTCACAATAGATAGTGAACTGACGATATAGATGGTTTTTTTATTGACTCTTGCAATCATTTGATCCAAGAGCAGGCGGGCGATAGTCATACAAACCATGAAGGTGAAGTAGCCTGCCGTGTACACTTCTACGTGTACAACGTCTTTGAAGTAGACACCACTCCAATCAAACATACCTCCTTCACAAAAGGAAGCTAGGAGAATCAATATACCCAGCAAAAAGAGTGGTTTGTCTGGTTTGCCCATTTTGATTTTTGATCCTTCAGTAGCTCGGTCTCCAGAGGGTAAGTATGGGTAGCTAATCAATGAGACCGCTCCCATGCCGACGGCTGCCCAAGTCAGGTGAGAAGCAGTAGGAACCTGGAGAGTAATCATCAGAGAGGTAAGCCCAACGGCCAATATGCCTCCAAAACTCCACATTGCATGAAACGATCCGTTGATGGGTTTGGCATAGGATTTTTGTAAGATGACCGCTTGAGTATTCATAGCTATGCCCCCAATTCGGAAGGAGAGAGCCATGAAAAATAATGAAGCAGCCAAGGCGATGAGGTTTGTACTGAGACCTATGGCAGCTAGAGCGATGCACTGAGAAATCATGGCGTAGATCAGTGGAACCTTGTTGTCAAAACTCCTCAGTATCCATCCTGCACTGGCTAGTCCGAGTAGCGAACTGATCGGCATGACCAAGAGTAGTGTGCCCATTTGAGCGTCATTGATGTCCATGGCTGCTTTGATGTCTGGGATGCGAGAAGCCCAAGAGGCAAGGTTGATACCGTGGATGAGGAAAAAAATGCTGACAGATATTCTAGACTTTTTAGGATTCATATTCGCTGGACGCAAAGTGTAGTGTGCGGCAAAGTAACGAATGAATGATCAATCTTGGATTTCTTTTTTGCTAGAAAACATGAAGAGATGGGAGTGTGTAAACTCAATATAATAAGAGCGGACAGAAATGAATCCGCCCGCCCTCAATCATTATAAGAAGACTTATTTTGAAAATCTTAGTATTTCGATGCTGTTGTCGTTTTTGTATGCTCTGACGAAGAACATACCTTGATGTAGGTTGCTGACGTCCAGCGTGGTTGTTTCGTTAGAGACTTTGGTCGCATGCAAAATCCTACCCATCATGTCTAATATTTCTAGTTTTTGGAAGTCCTCAGGTGTTGCGAGTACGACGTGGAGTACGTTGGTCGCAGGCACTGGGTAAGCGCTCAGCTTTGGGGTCAAGTCCAGGCTCACGGACTCTGTATGGTCGGACAGGATTCGTGCAGCAGAATACCCGAATACTCTCAACTCTTCGATGCTCGCCCAATCTCCACTGTAGCCATTGGCACCTGATACGGAGAGACGGATGTATCGCGCATTGGTACTGGCAAATGAGTCACTGATTGGAGCGGAGTTGGATCCGCCCGTAGTGTTGCTGCTGCGGTTGACTATTTGTGCATAGTTGCTCCCATCCGAGGATGCTTCGATCGTGTATTGGTAGGCCCTGTCGTTGTAGCAGATGACCTCTGTGCCGTTGATGGTGTGTATTGACCCTAGGTCAACTACGACCCATTGGGGGTAGGTCTGTGCAGACCATCTACTGTCTGGATCACCATCTACCAAGTGGGAGGCGGGGTTGTGTGACTGTTCGCTAGAGGAGGTTGCGGTCTTGTATAGTGCCACGTTAGAATTTGTTTGGACAGGAGTTACCGTGATGGTACTGCTGGCTGTGTATCCTCCATCGTCTGTTGTTACGGTGATCGTTGCTGACCCCGTTCCTTGAGCGGTGACTAGACCTGAGCCATTGACGGTTGCGACAGCCGTGTTGCTGCTGCTGTAGCTTATGTCTTGGTTGCTTGCGTTGTATGGGCTGACTGTTGCGGACAGCTGCTGTGTATCGTTTACGAATAACGTGACGCTAGAGGGGGACAATGACACGCTAGATACGTCTACAGTATTTGTCACGGCTTCACCAAATATCCTGAACTCTGTCAAACTCACCCAGGATCCTGTGTATACCTCTGCGCCAGTGACGGTCACTTGGATGTATCTACCATTGACGGCAGAGAAGTTGTCGATGATCGGACTGGAGTCGGTACCAGGAGTACTGTTGGATGAGCGGTCGACCACTTGGGAGTAGTTGCTCCCATCTGTTGATACGGAGACAGTGTATTGGTACGCTCGGTCATTGTAGCAAGTTACCTCGGTGCTTTCCAAGCTGTAGATCGCCCCCAAGTCAATGGTGGCAGTCTGTGGAAAACCGGACACGGACCATCTTGTAGTTGTAGAGCCATCGACGAGGTTTTCTACGATATTGGATCCGTCTGCCGTGCCAGTTCCTGATATTGGTTTGCTTTCTGCGAGATTTGTGTTTGTAGATGGAGCAGTGACAGTGACCGTACTATTGTCCGTGTAGGAGCCATCATCGGTCGTGACTGTGATTGTTGCAGTCCCTACCGATACAGCAGCGACCACACCGGCGTTGTTGACTGTAGCGACGGAAGTGTTGCTACTGCTGTAGCTGACTTGTTGGTTTAGTGCGTTGGTTGGAGATACAGCAGCCGAGAGTTGCAGCGTGCCGCCAATACCTATCGTAGCGGTACTTGGTGAGAGGCTTACTCCTGTGACTGCAATGGGAGCGGAATACCCCGCCTGATTGACGAGGATGGTTGAGGCGGATACTCCCGTTCCTGAGACAGTTACGGAGCCTGTTCGCGGGGATGCAGAGGAGTTGGCCGATACGGATACGGTGAGATGGCCATTGTTTGATCCATTACTTGGGCTGATCGTGATCCATGATTGGCTGGTGACCGCAGACCAGTTTACATTGGCAGAGATGGTGGCGGTTTTGTCTCCAGCTGCAGAGGTGAATTCATCTAGTGTGGATACTGTCAAATAATCGCTCACTACTCCGCATTGACTCAGCGAACCACCTGTTGCATCCAAGAAACAAGCACCCACTGAAACACCAACCATATTGTGGGTGTGCGGAGCAAATGTGGCACTGCCACTGCCACCAGAGACTTCGTGTGCTCCTATGTCCATGTTGGAGTTGGGACGAGTGCGTCCTTCGATATCGAAGTTGACGGTCGCGCTGTAGCTGCTGCCTGCGGCGTTGGCAGCTAGGCCGGAGCTGTTGGGCTTGAAAATCTCGCCACTGGCAGAGAAGTTAGCATTGCCTTCGGTGATGCCTGAGTTGGATATGCCAATTGTAGAACCACCGAAGAGGTTTCCTTCATAGGTCATGCCTTGCCCTGTGCCGGAGATGTCTCCCCCTACGATGTCTGATAGTGTAGAATACACGAGGTTGTAGGCGAGTATTCCTGTCGGGTCATAGCTTGATCGGTCGTTGTAGAAGATTGGGGACTCGACATTGTAGAGCGTATTGAATGCTATTACGATATCGTCTACTTTTTGGTAACCATTGTCTGTGCCTCCAGAGGTGGATGATCCCCCTACAAGAGTGATACCGTTGTTCCACTTGTCACCTGTACTGATTAGGTCTTGGAAGTAGTTGTTGGTGATGACGTGGTAGCTGTCCGTGATACGGATGCCTCCTGTGCCTTCGACTCCTTCACCAAGGAAGAAGTTGCCTTCCACTGTAGCGCTTGCCCCGTGACGCATCACTAGAGAACCTCTGCATCTACGGAAGGTATTGTTTCGGTAGGTGTTGTTTGCGCTTTTGTTGGTAATGATTTCGTTTTCTCCATCTGCTTTGTAGAAGTAGTTGCCCTCTACGGTCACACTTGCACTTTTGTCTTGAAACTCACTTGTGCCCACGCGGATGGTTTCGCTATCTCCTGAGTGAGTCGTACTGGGGTCTCTTTTGACATAGTTGTAAAAATAGTTGTTGCGAATTTGATGCCCTACGGGACTGAAGTCATTGTATTCTAGCTCAACCAAAAGCAATGCGCCCGGACTATTTTTGTTCAGGAAAGAACAGTTCTCTACGGTATTGTTTGTGCCATAGAATACGATCCAGCGGTGTTTGTCCGTGCCGCTGGGGGTCAAGTTGTTGAAGGCACAGTTGCGGATGGTGGAATTGTTGGCATACGCACTGCTTTTTCTGAATTCGACATGGTTGTTGGCACTTGCTCCGCCGTTCCAGTAGAAGCCATCGACGATCACATAGTCACCCGAGATGTCCATGGTCATTTCTCCTGTAAATACCACACCGCCTGGACTTTCTGCTTTGAGAATGATAGGGTTCGATGCTGTGCCGTTGGCAGTGAAGGTGATGTTTGCGTCGTTGCTGTAGGTGCCGTCGATCCATGTGACTACATCGCCGGGAGACAGACTTAGAGCGTTGAATTGACTGGCTGAATTGACCGTGTAGTCTGCAGCAAAAGTTTGTGGTACGGTCATGCACAGTAGCCACAAAAACACAAGAACACAGTAAGCCTGTCCTCTTGAGGTTGAGGGAATGGTTTTCATAATAATTTAGTCTTTTAATGTTTAGTAATTCATCATCAATCCATTATTTGGTTATCAATTAATTGAATACCCAATTGAATGGTTGACCAATCATGCAGCCATGAAATTAAGATAATTTTATGTTAATATTTGATTTTTTAAAGAAAAAATGAGTCTAACCCCTTTGTAATCATGTAGATGGGGTTTTGAGTGGGGACTGCCTTTGTCGTAGAAGAGTGGTGGGGTGAATAGGATTTGTGTTTTATTGGATAGGAGATGAAACGTCCTGTGAGGAGTGGCTATGTTATTTTTATGAGTAGGGAGGAAAGATTCTTTAATTATGAAAATAAAAAGCTCAATGTGTGGATCGATAAGTCGCAGACTTTTATCTAAAATTTTATGCTGTATCCTCGTATGGAATGGGGCGATGAGTGGAGTGGTTCATGGGCAGGCTACTACGTGGGTGTCTCAAGCTTGGTCTCCAGATCAAGGAAATGGGACCTATCGCAATCCTATCCTTCATGCGGATTATTCTGATCCAGACATATGTCGGGTAGGAGAGGATTTTTACATGACTTCTTCGTCGTTCAATTCGGTTCCCGCCTTGCCAATTTTGCATTCCAAGGATTTGGTCAATTGGGAGCTTATCAACTATGCCGTGCCTGCATTTCCTGGAGATTATTATGATATCCCTCAGCATGGCAATGGGGTGTGGGCCCCTTGTCTTCGCTACCATGATGGTTTGTTTTATATTTATTGGGGAGACCCAGATCGGGGAATATTCATGGTGCAGACCGAGGATCCAAAAGGAGAATGGTCTATGCCAATACTCGTCAAAAAAGCTTATGGAAATATCGATCCAAGCCCACTGTGGGATGAGGACGGTAAGGTGTATTTGGTCCATGCTTTTGCGCACAGTCGTGCTGGTGTCAAGAGTTTGCTGCAGGTGGTAGAACTATCAGCCGACGGGGCATATATATTGGATAAGGGAGTGGTGGTGTTTGATGGACATCAGGAGCATCCGACCATCGAGGGGCCAAAGTTCTATAAGCGCAATGGATATTATTACATCTTTGCCCCAGCAGGAGGAGTCCCGACTGGATGGCAACTGGTGCTGCGCTCAAAGGATATCTACGGTCCCTATGAGGAGAAAATAGTATTGGCACAAGGAGACACTCCGATCAACGGCCCGCATCAGGGGGGATGGGTTTCGCTAGACAATGGTGAGGATTGGTTTGTGCATTTTCAAGACAAGGGGCCTTATGGGCGTGTAGTCCATCTACAGCCGGTCACGTGGCAAGACGACTGGCCAGTCATTGGAGAAGATACTGACGGGGATGGTACAGGGTTTCCTTACCTTGAGTATATCAAGCCCAATTTGCCGATGCAGGAAGTAAATAATCCAGTAGATACAGATGATTTTGAGCGAAGTGCACTTGGACTGCAATGGCAGTGGAATGCCACGCCTCAGCCGGGCTTCTACAGTCTGGAATCTCATCCAGGGCGACTCCAATTGACAGCACAACCATTAGCGGATCATGCTGCAAACCTATGGATGTCTCCTAACCTGCTTTTGCAAAAGTTTCCTGCAGAGGAGTTTAGCAACACAGTCAAAGTGGATGTGGAACAGCTGAAAGACGGAGAAGAAGCAGGGCTGGTTGTGTTTGGTTTGGATTATGGGAGTCTATCGGTCATGCGGAGTATGACGGGGTATCAGGTCAATTACAAGCGATGTATCGAAGCTGAAAGCAATACCCCAGAAGAACTACTCACCAGTGTGTCAGTGGGCGAGCCCGAATTGTGGCTGA
The DNA window shown above is from Reichenbachiella sp. 5M10 and carries:
- a CDS encoding MFS transporter — encoded protein: MNPKKSRISVSIFFLIHGINLASWASRIPDIKAAMDINDAQMGTLLLVMPISSLLGLASAGWILRSFDNKVPLIYAMISQCIALAAIGLSTNLIALAASLFFMALSFRIGGIAMNTQAVILQKSYAKPINGSFHAMWSFGGILAVGLTSLMITLQVPTASHLTWAAVGMGAVSLISYPYLPSGDRATEGSKIKMGKPDKPLFLLGILILLASFCEGGMFDWSGVYFKDVVHVEVYTAGYFTFMVCMTIARLLLDQMIARVNKKTIYIVSSLSIVTGILLAVLLPFTVPAMLGFSIVGMGTAVVVPTTFLLAGDSPKYSAGMAISIISSYSIVGMLFGPPLIGFMSEAFGLQFSFLFFAAMGLLILPVSLLYFSAVQKAGSVA
- a CDS encoding glycoside hydrolase 43 family protein: MCGSISRRLLSKILCCILVWNGAMSGVVHGQATTWVSQAWSPDQGNGTYRNPILHADYSDPDICRVGEDFYMTSSSFNSVPALPILHSKDLVNWELINYAVPAFPGDYYDIPQHGNGVWAPCLRYHDGLFYIYWGDPDRGIFMVQTEDPKGEWSMPILVKKAYGNIDPSPLWDEDGKVYLVHAFAHSRAGVKSLLQVVELSADGAYILDKGVVVFDGHQEHPTIEGPKFYKRNGYYYIFAPAGGVPTGWQLVLRSKDIYGPYEEKIVLAQGDTPINGPHQGGWVSLDNGEDWFVHFQDKGPYGRVVHLQPVTWQDDWPVIGEDTDGDGTGFPYLEYIKPNLPMQEVNNPVDTDDFERSALGLQWQWNATPQPGFYSLESHPGRLQLTAQPLADHAANLWMSPNLLLQKFPAEEFSNTVKVDVEQLKDGEEAGLVVFGLDYGSLSVMRSMTGYQVNYKRCIEAESNTPEELLTSVSVGEPELWLKLTVTEGAQVQFSYSTNGRVFREMGEVFSAREGKWVGAKTGLFATRSSSKGIPGYVLVDEFVVE
- a CDS encoding CBS domain-containing protein, whose translation is MTRDVITVDASDTIREVFNVFAQIKIRHVPVLEDRALVGIISHSDIAGLSQDASDTDFSKVDSLLDVMTVKQLMKGNPVTLPVHHTIKQAADIFLQGHFHALPVTDHNELVGIVTTTDLIKYMIRLSD
- a CDS encoding chondroitinase-B domain-containing protein, translated to MKTIPSTSRGQAYCVLVFLWLLCMTVPQTFAADYTVNSASQFNALSLSPGDVVTWIDGTYSNDANITFTANGTASNPIILKAESPGGVVFTGEMTMDISGDYVIVDGFYWNGGASANNHVEFRKSSAYANNSTIRNCAFNNLTPSGTDKHRWIVFYGTNNTVENCSFLNKNSPGALLLVELEYNDFSPVGHQIRNNYFYNYVKRDPSTTHSGDSETIRVGTSEFQDKSASVTVEGNYFYKADGENEIITNKSANNTYRNNTFRRCRGSLVMRHGASATVEGNFFLGEGVEGTGGIRITDSYHVITNNYFQDLISTGDKWNNGITLVGGSSTSGGTDNGYQKVDDIVIAFNTLYNVESPIFYNDRSSYDPTGILAYNLVYSTLSDIVGGDISGTGQGMTYEGNLFGGSTIGISNSGITEGNANFSASGEIFKPNSSGLAANAAGSSYSATVNFDIEGRTRPNSNMDIGAHEVSGGSGSATFAPHTHNMVGVSVGACFLDATGGSLSQCGVVSDYLTVSTLDEFTSAAGDKTATISANVNWSAVTSQSWITISPSNGSNNGHLTVSVSANSSASPRTGSVTVSGTGVSASTILVNQAGYSAPIAVTGVSLSPSTATIGIGGTLQLSAAVSPTNALNQQVSYSSSNTSVATVNNAGVVAAVSVGTATITVTTDDGSYTDNSTVTVTAPSTNTNLAESKPISGTGTADGSNIVENLVDGSTTTRWSVSGFPQTATIDLGAIYSLESTEVTCYNDRAYQYTVSVSTDGSNYSQVVDRSSNSTPGTDSSPIIDNFSAVNGRYIQVTVTGAEVYTGSWVSLTEFRIFGEAVTNTVDVSSVSLSPSSVTLFVNDTQQLSATVSPYNASNQDISYSSSNTAVATVNGSGLVTAQGTGSATITVTTDDGGYTASSTITVTPVQTNSNVALYKTATSSSEQSHNPASHLVDGDPDSRWSAQTYPQWVVVDLGSIHTINGTEVICYNDRAYQYTIEASSDGSNYAQIVNRSSNTTGGSNSAPISDSFASTNARYIRLSVSGANGYSGDWASIEELRVFGYSAARILSDHTESVSLDLTPKLSAYPVPATNVLHVVLATPEDFQKLEILDMMGRILHATKVSNETTTLDVSNLHQGMFFVRAYKNDNSIEILRFSK